A stretch of the Bacillus sp. B-jedd genome encodes the following:
- a CDS encoding serine-tRNA(Ala) deacylase AlaX: protein MAEKIYYQDPYQNTFTARLVRQGQEEEGNCYIVLSETAFYPTGGGQPHDTGSLNGVNVVGVEEVDGEIRHYPESKLELPDDSEVTGVLDWDRRFDHMQQHSGQHILSAAFEQLFGYKTVGFHLGREESTIDLDTTSLDDSHMEEAERLANQIVLENRPIETRWVTNEEAQRLPLRKQLSVTENIRLVIIPDFDYNGCGGTHPSSTGQVGLIKVLGAEKEKKKTRITFTAGARSFDQFSRKQRILSKLSPLLNAPQEGMEKAVLHLLTSKAQLEKQLEEAKDQLIGYEAKALFKNSMAEGQTVSAVFQERSMQELQKLARLVVTEAPECKVVFVSENGGKLQIVCAKGEVAEGNMKDLINHFLPSINGRGGGNLQFAQGGGDAIVAGGQLLEDMLAYLQNKNE, encoded by the coding sequence ATGGCGGAAAAAATATATTATCAAGATCCATATCAGAACACTTTTACTGCCCGGCTTGTAAGGCAGGGGCAGGAGGAAGAGGGGAACTGCTATATCGTTTTGAGCGAAACAGCCTTTTACCCGACAGGCGGCGGACAGCCCCATGATACAGGCTCTTTAAACGGAGTAAACGTTGTCGGAGTGGAAGAGGTAGATGGAGAAATCCGCCATTACCCGGAATCGAAATTGGAACTCCCGGATGATTCCGAAGTGACTGGTGTACTTGACTGGGATAGGAGATTTGACCATATGCAGCAGCATAGCGGGCAGCATATCCTTTCGGCCGCCTTCGAGCAGCTTTTCGGTTACAAAACGGTCGGCTTTCATCTTGGCAGAGAAGAATCGACAATTGATTTAGATACTACATCACTCGACGACAGTCACATGGAGGAAGCTGAAAGGTTGGCTAATCAAATTGTCCTCGAAAACCGTCCGATCGAAACGAGGTGGGTGACGAATGAGGAAGCACAACGGCTCCCATTGCGAAAGCAGTTGTCTGTCACTGAGAATATTCGTTTAGTTATTATTCCGGATTTCGACTATAACGGCTGCGGGGGAACCCATCCATCATCAACCGGCCAGGTCGGGTTGATAAAAGTGCTCGGAGCGGAAAAAGAGAAGAAAAAGACACGTATTACCTTTACCGCAGGGGCAAGGTCATTTGATCAGTTTTCCAGAAAACAGCGCATTCTTTCAAAACTATCCCCGCTCCTGAACGCACCACAGGAAGGAATGGAAAAGGCCGTGCTGCATCTTTTGACAAGTAAGGCGCAGCTCGAAAAGCAGCTTGAAGAAGCGAAAGACCAATTAATTGGCTACGAAGCAAAGGCATTGTTTAAAAACTCAATGGCGGAAGGTCAAACAGTGTCAGCTGTTTTTCAGGAAAGGTCAATGCAGGAGTTGCAAAAGCTCGCCCGGTTGGTAGTGACAGAAGCACCCGAGTGCAAAGTAGTCTTTGTATCTGAGAATGGAGGCAAACTCCAAATTGTTTGCGCGAAAGGCGAGGTTGCGGAAGGGAATATGAAGGATTTGATCAATCATTTTCTTCCATCCATAAATGGCAGGGGAGGCGGAAACCTCCAATTCGCCCAAGGCGGCGGTGACGCCATTGTTGCCGGCGGCCAGTTGCTAGAGGACATGCTCGCATACTTGCAAAACAAAAATGAATAG
- a CDS encoding exonuclease domain-containing protein, protein MSERLKTGLLADTETTGLKPGSDEIIELGLILFSYDEETGEIVDTLEEAEFLREPLSASAVRNYPGAQRVHGIPFDSVAGKIFDDEKIKKLFGYSDTILAHNASFDRSFLYHMYPEVNDLKWYCTMRNVPWKKYGFQSGSLLSLLRAHGISGSQQHRALDDIMQLMALLKQTNYEGYPYLREILQKRPMKKYEPSARKTGYRNWQANKALKSYPFEQN, encoded by the coding sequence ATGTCTGAAAGACTGAAAACCGGATTGCTGGCAGATACTGAGACGACAGGTTTAAAACCAGGATCGGATGAAATTATTGAACTTGGTCTGATTTTATTTTCTTATGATGAAGAGACAGGTGAAATTGTTGATACACTGGAAGAAGCCGAGTTTTTAAGAGAGCCGCTTTCAGCATCAGCCGTCCGGAATTATCCGGGAGCGCAAAGAGTGCATGGGATTCCATTCGACTCTGTTGCAGGAAAAATTTTCGATGATGAGAAAATAAAAAAGCTATTCGGCTACTCGGACACGATTCTTGCACATAATGCTTCTTTCGACAGAAGCTTTCTCTATCATATGTATCCTGAAGTAAATGATTTAAAATGGTATTGTACGATGCGGAATGTCCCTTGGAAGAAATACGGTTTTCAAAGCGGGAGCCTTCTATCACTTTTAAGGGCACATGGCATTTCGGGCAGCCAGCAGCACCGCGCCCTCGATGATATCATGCAGCTGATGGCACTTTTAAAGCAAACAAATTATGAAGGTTATCCATATTTAAGGGAAATATTGCAAAAAAGGCCAATGAAAAAATATGAACCTTCAGCCAGAAAAACGGGTTACAGAAACTGGCAAGCAAATAAAGCACTGAAAAGTTATCCCTTTGAGCAAAATTAA
- a CDS encoding H-type small acid-soluble spore protein, which translates to MEANRVRQILSSSADIEVTYNGTSVWIDELHQDGQMATVHLRGPLEERTVIDIKELKEQ; encoded by the coding sequence ATGGAGGCTAATCGTGTCAGACAGATCCTTTCTTCATCCGCAGATATTGAAGTGACTTATAATGGGACTTCAGTTTGGATTGATGAACTTCACCAGGATGGCCAAATGGCGACCGTCCATTTAAGGGGGCCGCTTGAGGAAAGAACGGTCATCGATATTAAGGAACTGAAGGAACAATAG
- a CDS encoding cation:proton antiporter, with translation MNLTLAFGLFLLVLFSVGVIGLKMLKIPDILLFILLGICISPLFDETKVIGTAGEIGLVLLFFLLGMKFPLKKLGSSSRKVWKAGVLDAVLGIGITAWISIFFGLDWVQGLLVGGIVYATSSSITAKLIEDKNRSEHNESEFILLILIFEDLIAPILLTLLIGLHGKGFTPLDFLLIFVKITFLAGMAIFFSKFLFKKLEHRFAKIAHDDSFIVLIAGIALTYSGFAILLGLSEVIGAFLAGLMVADVKVKDKIFKVTLPVRNIFLPFFFLDFGMNIELTSDIPYLPLLVVLIIWSVIHKIAVGFFGGRWYGLSKRESLRAGLSLTQRGEFSVIMAGIAVGPLKIFAGIYILVIAIIGTIMFQLAPRLNKMIFAKLAEKSECSNK, from the coding sequence ATGAACTTAACACTTGCATTCGGCCTGTTCCTATTAGTTTTATTCAGTGTCGGGGTTATTGGCCTGAAAATGTTAAAAATACCGGATATCCTGCTGTTTATCCTTCTGGGTATCTGCATATCGCCATTATTCGATGAAACGAAAGTAATTGGCACTGCCGGTGAAATAGGTCTAGTCCTCTTGTTTTTTCTCCTCGGGATGAAGTTTCCACTTAAAAAGCTCGGCTCCAGCAGCAGGAAGGTCTGGAAAGCCGGGGTTCTCGATGCGGTTCTGGGGATTGGCATTACTGCCTGGATTTCAATATTTTTTGGTCTTGATTGGGTGCAGGGACTATTAGTGGGAGGAATAGTCTATGCGACTTCTTCCTCCATTACTGCAAAGCTGATTGAGGATAAAAACCGTTCTGAGCACAATGAATCAGAATTTATTCTCCTCATTCTTATTTTTGAAGATCTAATAGCGCCGATCCTTCTGACCCTTTTGATTGGTTTGCATGGAAAAGGCTTTACACCACTTGATTTTTTGCTTATCTTTGTCAAAATTACTTTCTTAGCCGGAATGGCGATATTCTTTAGCAAGTTTCTCTTTAAAAAGCTTGAGCATCGTTTTGCAAAAATTGCGCATGATGATTCGTTTATTGTTCTGATTGCCGGCATCGCTTTAACCTATAGTGGGTTCGCTATCCTCCTTGGCCTATCCGAAGTGATAGGGGCTTTCTTAGCCGGACTAATGGTCGCGGATGTTAAGGTTAAAGATAAAATTTTCAAGGTTACATTGCCGGTCAGGAATATCTTTTTGCCTTTTTTCTTCCTCGATTTCGGGATGAACATCGAACTTACTTCAGATATCCCATATTTGCCATTGCTTGTTGTACTGATTATTTGGTCAGTCATTCATAAAATTGCAGTCGGCTTCTTCGGAGGGCGTTGGTACGGACTATCAAAACGGGAATCATTGAGGGCGGGCCTTTCGCTCACACAACGAGGGGAATTTTCTGTTATCATGGCCGGGATTGCAGTTGGTCCATTAAAAATTTTTGCTGGTATCTACATCCTGGTAATCGCAATAATCGGTACGATCATGTTTCAGCTTGCTCCTAGGCTGAACAAGATGATTTTTGCAAAACTGGCGGAAAAGTCGGAGTGCAGTAATAAGTGA
- a CDS encoding CBS domain-containing protein, producing MKVKEFMITDVISASPEMKLSEAMALFVEKKIGGVPICGENGELLGMVTDGDILRVIQPIDRQIFDFLLYMQYAEEKDLKSRLKDSADRMIISIAKTKNLVTVSPEDEMDKAVKLLSQHHFKKLPVIDENNKVVGVISRGDVIRKIQASILKDLS from the coding sequence ATGAAAGTCAAAGAATTTATGATCACAGATGTAATCAGCGCTTCACCAGAAATGAAACTATCTGAGGCCATGGCGTTATTCGTCGAAAAGAAAATAGGCGGCGTGCCTATTTGTGGAGAGAACGGTGAACTACTTGGGATGGTAACTGATGGTGATATTTTGAGGGTGATCCAGCCAATCGACCGGCAGATTTTCGATTTTCTCCTATACATGCAATACGCAGAGGAAAAGGATCTTAAAAGCAGGCTGAAGGATTCTGCCGACAGGATGATCATCTCTATCGCAAAAACAAAAAACCTTGTTACGGTTTCTCCGGAAGACGAAATGGACAAGGCAGTCAAGCTCTTGTCTCAGCACCATTTTAAAAAGCTGCCCGTTATTGACGAGAACAACAAGGTCGTCGGCGTCATCAGTAGGGGAGATGTTATCCGTAAAATCCAGGCATCGATTTTGAAGGACTTAAGCTAA
- a CDS encoding metallophosphoesterase produces the protein MSWTFAAAIMAALLIYALICIYIGYNGWAWLRLNKPLTKYKIPYIILIVFLSISLFAGRFIPIPFLSLIGGYWMVIVGYSVLILPIINLGVFVLKRRGVYWIGVGVIAFYAIIFAVGTFNAWSPVVRTYEVKIDKPAERQELKILMASDFHLGSIVGKKHLNRFVSIANKEKPDLILIPGDLIDDYIKPFLKKGMGGTLNKLHAPMGVYAVLGNHDYYGGDKEQIVKEMEKAGIIVLQDEVIDVDGLVTLAGRKDPTDHSRSALGSFMADADLSKPVILMDHQPIALDEAEKNGVDLLVSGHTHRGQIAPAQFITKRIYENDWGYLKKGKLHSVVSSGFGTWGPALRIGTRSEAVIIHVKFK, from the coding sequence ATGTCATGGACTTTTGCCGCGGCCATTATGGCTGCTCTTCTCATTTATGCGCTAATTTGCATTTATATTGGCTACAACGGCTGGGCTTGGCTGAGGTTGAACAAGCCGCTTACTAAATATAAAATTCCCTATATCATTCTTATCGTATTCCTGTCCATATCGCTGTTCGCAGGTAGATTCATCCCGATTCCATTCCTCAGCCTGATTGGCGGCTATTGGATGGTGATTGTCGGGTACAGCGTTTTGATTTTGCCCATCATCAACCTTGGCGTTTTCGTTTTGAAAAGAAGAGGCGTTTATTGGATTGGAGTAGGTGTCATCGCATTTTATGCGATTATTTTCGCTGTAGGTACTTTTAATGCATGGAGCCCGGTTGTACGAACTTATGAGGTGAAAATCGATAAGCCCGCCGAAAGGCAAGAGTTAAAAATATTAATGGCCTCGGATTTTCATTTAGGTTCTATTGTGGGCAAAAAGCATTTGAACCGCTTTGTTTCTATTGCAAATAAAGAAAAACCTGATCTCATCCTAATACCTGGCGATTTAATTGATGATTACATAAAACCGTTTTTGAAAAAGGGAATGGGGGGCACCCTGAATAAACTCCACGCTCCGATGGGCGTATATGCCGTTTTGGGCAACCATGATTATTACGGGGGCGACAAGGAGCAGATCGTAAAGGAAATGGAAAAAGCGGGGATAATCGTCCTTCAGGATGAAGTGATTGACGTTGACGGACTCGTCACACTCGCCGGAAGGAAGGATCCAACCGACCATAGCAGATCCGCCCTAGGAAGCTTTATGGCGGACGCAGATCTTTCCAAGCCAGTCATCCTTATGGACCACCAGCCAATCGCATTGGATGAAGCTGAAAAGAATGGCGTAGATTTGCTCGTATCGGGCCATACCCACCGCGGACAAATTGCCCCGGCCCAGTTCATAACGAAAAGGATTTATGAAAACGATTGGGGTTATTTAAAAAAGGGGAAACTGCACTCGGTCGTTTCTTCCGGATTCGGCACTTGGGGGCCGGCACTCAGAATCGGTACAAGATCTGAAGCCGTCATCATCCATGTTAAGTTTAAATGA
- a CDS encoding TIGR00266 family protein: protein MNNHEIDYKIYGDDMQFVEVELDPRETVIAEAGGLMMMEDGISMETIFGDGNSDGGLMGKLFSAGKRILTGESLFMTTFTNVGTGKRHVSFASPYPGKIIPMDLSELGGRIICQKDAFLAAAQGVSIGIEFQRRIGTGFFGGEGFIMQKLEGDGMAFIHAGGTIHRKDLQPGEVLRVDTGCLVAMTAGVDYNIEFVKGVKTALFGGEGLFFATLRGPGSVWVQSLPFSRLASKVFAAMPQTGGSKDEGSIAKGLFNLLDGR from the coding sequence ATGAATAACCATGAAATTGATTACAAAATTTACGGGGATGACATGCAGTTTGTAGAAGTGGAACTAGATCCCCGGGAAACCGTCATCGCGGAAGCCGGCGGGTTAATGATGATGGAAGATGGCATTTCCATGGAAACCATCTTCGGAGACGGAAATTCCGACGGCGGGTTAATGGGTAAACTTTTTTCAGCCGGCAAGCGGATTTTGACTGGGGAAAGCCTGTTTATGACAACATTTACGAATGTAGGGACAGGCAAGCGCCATGTTTCCTTCGCCTCCCCTTATCCTGGCAAAATCATCCCGATGGATTTAAGTGAGCTAGGAGGAAGGATCATTTGCCAGAAGGATGCTTTCCTTGCTGCTGCCCAGGGTGTTTCGATCGGCATAGAGTTCCAACGCCGGATTGGGACAGGCTTTTTTGGAGGAGAAGGCTTCATTATGCAAAAGCTTGAAGGAGATGGCATGGCGTTCATCCATGCTGGTGGCACTATACATAGAAAAGACCTCCAACCTGGTGAAGTACTCCGCGTGGATACAGGCTGCCTTGTTGCCATGACAGCTGGCGTCGACTATAACATCGAATTTGTTAAGGGAGTCAAAACCGCCTTGTTCGGCGGAGAAGGCCTGTTTTTCGCGACTCTGAGAGGCCCGGGTTCTGTTTGGGTGCAGTCACTGCCTTTCAGCCGTCTTGCCAGCAAAGTCTTTGCGGCGATGCCTCAAACTGGCGGATCCAAGGATGAAGGTAGCATTGCAAAAGGGCTCTTCAATTTATTGGATGGCCGCTAA
- a CDS encoding LTA synthase family protein, whose protein sequence is MKKINLSGDWKNRQYSFFFLAVILFWLKTYFAYQIEFNLGIDNNLQKFLLFINPISSALLFFGVALLFRKKIQFTLITITNFILSFLLYANIVYYRFFNDFITFPVLMQTKTNAGQLGDSALSLMSVTDIFYFTDTVLLVFLAVKAYGRFKDTGRRSFRLAMLFAVTVFLFNLGLAEKDRPQLLSRSFDRAYLVKYLGVNNFTIYDAIQNIKSSSQRALADSSDITEIENYRNANYSEPDPKYFGKAKGMNVVYISLESLQSFIIDYKLDGQEVTPFLNSLVRDQNTFYFGNVFHQTGQGKTSDAEFLMENSLYPMSQGSVFINKAQNTFHSTPAILKGQGYSSAVFHGNYKTFWNRNVMYKAFGYDQFFDAEYYTMKDEETKNYGMKDKPFFKESIPLLASLKQPFYTKFITLSNHFPFEMDEGDTEFPAGTTGDDVVDHYFQSANYMDEAIEQFFNDLKASGLYDNTMVVMYGDHYGISENHNKAMSQVMGEEITPFVNAQLQRVPVFIHVPGVKAGQVDKFGGQIDVRPTVLHLLGIDSKDFLEFGSDLLSPSHDEVVSFRNGDFVSPEVTQVNEKCYETPSGQLLEDDALCTEKAERVKTELEMSDEIVLKDLLRFYSPDGFKPIDPKDYEYIKKDGPVSDTQE, encoded by the coding sequence ATGAAAAAAATAAATCTATCAGGAGACTGGAAGAACAGGCAATATTCATTTTTCTTCCTGGCAGTCATCCTCTTTTGGCTCAAAACGTATTTTGCCTACCAAATCGAATTTAACCTAGGGATTGATAATAACCTGCAGAAATTCCTGCTGTTTATTAATCCGATCAGTTCCGCGCTGCTCTTTTTCGGGGTCGCACTTCTTTTCCGGAAAAAGATCCAGTTCACGCTCATCACGATCACTAACTTTATCCTTTCATTTTTGCTTTATGCAAATATTGTCTATTACAGGTTCTTTAATGACTTCATCACCTTCCCTGTATTAATGCAGACAAAAACAAACGCAGGCCAGCTTGGCGACAGTGCTTTATCGCTCATGTCCGTTACAGACATTTTTTACTTTACGGATACAGTGCTGCTTGTTTTCCTTGCAGTTAAAGCGTATGGAAGGTTTAAAGATACTGGGAGGCGCTCGTTCCGTCTGGCCATGCTGTTCGCGGTAACAGTGTTTCTTTTCAACCTTGGCCTTGCTGAAAAGGACCGCCCACAGCTGCTTAGCCGCTCGTTTGACCGTGCCTATCTTGTGAAATACCTTGGGGTTAACAACTTTACCATTTATGATGCGATTCAAAACATTAAATCTTCAAGTCAGCGTGCTTTGGCTGACAGCAGTGATATAACCGAAATCGAAAACTACAGGAACGCGAACTATTCTGAACCGGATCCGAAATACTTCGGTAAGGCAAAAGGAATGAACGTGGTTTATATTTCTTTAGAATCATTGCAAAGTTTTATCATCGATTACAAGCTCGATGGACAGGAAGTGACTCCGTTCCTGAACTCGCTGGTGAGGGACCAAAATACTTTTTATTTCGGAAATGTATTCCACCAGACAGGGCAGGGGAAAACTTCTGACGCTGAATTCCTGATGGAGAATTCACTTTATCCAATGTCGCAAGGTTCTGTCTTTATCAATAAGGCACAGAATACCTTCCATTCAACTCCTGCTATCCTGAAAGGCCAGGGATACTCATCAGCGGTTTTCCACGGCAACTATAAAACCTTCTGGAACAGGAACGTCATGTACAAGGCATTTGGGTATGACCAGTTTTTCGATGCTGAGTACTACACGATGAAGGATGAAGAAACCAAAAATTATGGCATGAAGGATAAGCCTTTCTTTAAGGAATCCATTCCATTACTTGCTAGTTTAAAACAGCCGTTTTATACGAAATTCATTACGCTGTCCAACCATTTCCCGTTCGAGATGGATGAGGGCGATACTGAGTTCCCTGCCGGAACAACCGGCGATGACGTAGTTGACCATTACTTCCAGTCCGCCAACTATATGGATGAAGCCATTGAACAATTCTTCAATGATCTTAAGGCCAGCGGGCTGTATGATAATACGATGGTTGTCATGTATGGCGACCACTATGGCATTTCCGAGAACCACAATAAGGCGATGAGCCAGGTTATGGGCGAGGAAATTACGCCTTTCGTCAACGCCCAGCTGCAAAGGGTACCTGTTTTCATTCACGTGCCTGGCGTAAAAGCCGGTCAGGTTGATAAATTCGGCGGCCAGATTGATGTGCGCCCAACAGTGCTTCATCTTCTAGGTATAGACTCGAAGGATTTCCTTGAATTCGGATCTGACCTTCTGTCGCCATCGCATGACGAGGTTGTCAGTTTCAGGAATGGCGATTTTGTATCTCCTGAGGTTACACAGGTGAACGAGAAGTGCTATGAAACTCCATCTGGACAATTATTGGAAGACGACGCTCTTTGCACCGAAAAAGCAGAGAGGGTAAAAACCGAACTCGAAATGTCCGATGAAATTGTCCTGAAAGATTTATTAAGATTCTACTCTCCTGATGGATTCAAACCAATCGATCCGAAGGATTATGAGTATATTAAGAAAGATGGCCCTGTGTCTGATACACAGGAATAA
- a CDS encoding transcriptional regulator SplA domain-containing protein — translation METIDPKDIKAGDEVYVIYNNPHTPTVANIRPAEIVSHPKDPNALALFLNETFHVIEDSDALFATEEAAEQAFNEHYS, via the coding sequence ATGGAAACCATTGATCCGAAAGATATAAAAGCCGGCGATGAAGTTTATGTCATTTACAATAACCCCCATACCCCTACTGTTGCCAATATCCGCCCTGCGGAAATAGTCAGCCACCCTAAAGATCCGAACGCCCTCGCTTTGTTTCTGAATGAAACCTTCCATGTCATCGAAGACAGCGATGCGCTCTTTGCTACTGAGGAAGCCGCGGAACAGGCTTTTAACGAGCATTATAGCTAA
- a CDS encoding YitT family protein, which produces MTDLVQMKPAHRRLTRVQVLGRAIGIFIGAVLTAVGLEIFLVPNNVIDGGIVGVSIMLSHVTGKSLGLFIFILNIPFFYLGYKQMGKTFAISTIFGIAALSVFTALFHPVPAFTDDILLASVFGGMVLGIGVGLVIRYGGALDGTEILAILITRKTPFSVGEIIMFFNIFILGAAGFVFSWDRAMYSILAYVIAFKTIDVVVEGLEESKSAWIISDHYQEIGDAILHRLGRGVTYLDGEGAFSGDNKKVIFCVITRLEEAKLKDIVQGFDNTAFLALGDISEVRGGRFKKKDIH; this is translated from the coding sequence ATGACAGATTTGGTACAAATGAAACCAGCACATAGACGCCTGACCAGGGTCCAGGTTCTTGGGAGGGCTATTGGAATATTTATCGGGGCTGTTCTGACAGCGGTCGGGCTGGAAATATTTCTTGTCCCGAATAACGTTATTGACGGCGGTATTGTCGGCGTCTCCATCATGCTTTCCCACGTTACAGGCAAGAGCCTCGGTTTGTTTATTTTTATCCTCAACATTCCATTCTTTTACCTAGGGTATAAACAGATGGGCAAAACTTTTGCCATTTCCACTATTTTCGGAATCGCCGCTCTGTCAGTGTTCACGGCACTTTTCCATCCAGTTCCTGCTTTTACAGATGATATTCTGCTCGCTTCTGTGTTTGGAGGCATGGTGCTGGGTATAGGTGTGGGCCTTGTCATCCGCTATGGGGGAGCCCTCGACGGGACAGAGATTCTCGCGATCTTGATAACTAGAAAAACCCCTTTTTCCGTAGGGGAAATTATTATGTTCTTTAACATCTTTATTCTCGGCGCTGCTGGATTCGTATTCAGCTGGGACCGTGCGATGTACTCAATCCTTGCTTACGTCATTGCCTTCAAGACGATTGACGTTGTGGTCGAAGGCCTTGAAGAATCCAAATCAGCCTGGATTATCAGCGACCATTACCAGGAAATCGGCGATGCCATCCTTCACCGCCTCGGCCGCGGGGTGACTTATCTTGATGGTGAAGGCGCGTTTTCAGGGGATAATAAAAAGGTCATATTCTGTGTCATTACACGGCTTGAGGAAGCGAAATTAAAAGATATCGTCCAAGGGTTTGACAATACTGCCTTCCTTGCGCTTGGTGATATCTCAGAAGTGCGCGGGGGACGTTTTAAAAAGAAAGATATCCATTGA
- a CDS encoding FMN-dependent NADH-azoreductase — protein MAKLLYISANPKGPTKSKGMQIGDAFLQSFLEARPDTEIRKIDLFDFDMARMDADLISARGKLAGYGKSFDDLTEQEKTKILKMHQLADEFIEYDYYVFVSPLWNLSSPAVLKTFLDNLFVTGKTFVHTANGPKGLLAGKIAIHIQTRGGLYTGMPMEDFESGDRYLKIALRFLGIEVLDSVIAEGLDAFPQKVPEIVAEAKVKAIAAAKEMAQESVEV, from the coding sequence ATGGCAAAACTACTTTACATTTCCGCGAACCCTAAGGGTCCTACAAAATCGAAAGGAATGCAAATTGGCGACGCTTTTCTTCAGTCCTTCCTGGAAGCCCGGCCGGATACTGAAATCCGCAAAATTGACCTTTTTGATTTCGACATGGCCCGGATGGATGCCGACCTGATATCGGCGCGCGGCAAACTGGCCGGCTACGGAAAATCATTTGACGATCTGACAGAGCAGGAAAAAACCAAAATTCTGAAGATGCATCAGCTTGCAGATGAGTTTATTGAATATGATTATTATGTATTTGTTTCGCCGTTATGGAATCTAAGCTCTCCCGCGGTATTAAAAACCTTCCTCGATAACCTTTTTGTCACCGGCAAAACCTTCGTCCATACCGCGAATGGTCCTAAAGGGCTGCTGGCTGGCAAAATCGCTATTCATATCCAGACGAGAGGCGGCCTTTATACCGGAATGCCAATGGAGGATTTTGAATCCGGTGATCGTTATTTAAAGATTGCTCTCCGCTTCCTCGGCATCGAGGTGCTTGATTCTGTGATCGCCGAAGGCCTTGATGCCTTCCCACAAAAAGTTCCTGAAATTGTAGCTGAGGCCAAAGTCAAAGCCATCGCAGCAGCTAAGGAAATGGCTCAAGAATCTGTTGAAGTATAA
- a CDS encoding MFS transporter, translating into MNPNHRPEIVQLNEKYSIKSGIASTVVLNLTNNYYSLFAISVLGATNYQVGLISSLPQFIGMFAMFICSILMGRLSEKKKFTAYSVLFTRFFLLLMFFVIYVPEGYQSWVFVILVGLMNFPGSFAIMSWQSFIGDIIPDHRRNGFFSERNKLLTIVGMIATLTIGLGLRFFDIANPLPYQLLFLFAFLFGAIEVYYIFKHRERPGIKKEKSVRYKIRFSSYTNKPYLFFLISGLYFNFGWQMAWPLFSIYQISYAHANGFWISLFTVANQVAQIASFTWWGRMADKHGNTKMMILVALGMAIAPVTMILSTNLIYLTIANGLSGFFVSGTVLVLFNQLLDVTKEETRTAYIANYNVLLAIIGFIAPQFGVFLLEASNIEISMSISTAVRATSAVLFFLFYLYMKRGKSGTANETEVS; encoded by the coding sequence GTGAATCCTAATCATCGGCCAGAGATTGTCCAGCTTAATGAAAAATATAGTATAAAAAGCGGGATTGCCTCGACTGTCGTCCTTAACCTTACCAACAATTATTATTCACTTTTTGCCATCAGTGTTCTCGGGGCAACCAATTACCAGGTAGGGCTAATCAGTTCACTCCCTCAATTTATTGGAATGTTTGCCATGTTTATTTGCTCAATTTTGATGGGAAGGCTAAGTGAAAAGAAAAAGTTCACTGCTTATTCAGTCTTATTTACAAGATTTTTTCTGCTGCTTATGTTTTTTGTTATTTATGTACCGGAAGGTTACCAAAGCTGGGTCTTTGTCATTCTTGTAGGATTGATGAACTTTCCGGGGTCTTTCGCGATAATGAGCTGGCAGTCTTTTATAGGAGATATCATACCTGACCATAGGAGAAATGGTTTCTTTAGTGAAAGGAACAAATTATTAACAATAGTGGGGATGATTGCGACGCTCACGATTGGATTAGGGCTTCGGTTTTTTGATATAGCCAATCCTCTTCCATATCAGCTCCTTTTCCTTTTTGCTTTTTTGTTTGGGGCAATCGAGGTATACTATATATTCAAACACAGGGAAAGACCGGGAATTAAAAAAGAGAAATCTGTACGCTACAAAATCCGTTTTTCTTCATACACTAACAAGCCGTATTTATTTTTCCTTATATCCGGCCTTTACTTTAATTTCGGCTGGCAAATGGCCTGGCCGCTGTTTAGTATCTACCAAATTTCTTATGCTCATGCGAATGGTTTCTGGATTTCACTTTTTACTGTCGCCAACCAGGTTGCGCAAATCGCGAGTTTCACCTGGTGGGGGAGAATGGCCGATAAGCATGGCAATACAAAAATGATGATTCTTGTCGCACTCGGTATGGCGATTGCACCGGTGACGATGATCCTATCAACCAATTTGATTTATTTGACAATAGCAAACGGCCTTTCCGGATTTTTTGTTTCCGGAACCGTTCTCGTCCTTTTTAACCAGCTATTGGATGTAACAAAAGAGGAAACAAGGACAGCCTATATTGCCAATTATAATGTCCTATTGGCGATTATTGGTTTTATTGCCCCTCAATTTGGGGTATTTCTGTTAGAAGCAAGCAATATAGAAATCTCAATGTCGATTTCCACTGCCGTCAGGGCTACGAGCGCTGTCTTGTTTTTCCTGTTTTATTTATATATGAAAAGAGGCAAATCAGGCACCGCCAACGAGACGGAAGTCAGTTGA